From a region of the Carassius auratus strain Wakin chromosome 31, ASM336829v1, whole genome shotgun sequence genome:
- the LOC113050329 gene encoding probable RNA-binding protein 19, translating to MSRLIVKNLPNGMKEDRFRKMFADFGTLTDCTLKFTKDGKFRKFGFVGFKTEEDAEKALKHFNKSFVDTSRVTVEFCTDFGDPNKARPWSKHTRPPSSNKVTEEQKSSEQGEKDEKKKKKPLNVLGDLEKDQSFQEFLAVHQKRTQVPTWANDSMEATSVGVDKKKKEKEEEEKKKKQKAAVSDDYLNFDSDESDELNDAEDDEDADEEDKRDTDKKALKKDLSDMDYLRSKIVEKSDLVDEKEADEDEDEEKEGDSANAADKSEEEEEEEEEEEVSPAQNPDSAYESGDKTSSQKSTKPAAQNTIEPSTEFTVKLRGAPFNVTEQQVKEFMTPLKPVAIRFGKNSDGRKSGYVYVDVRSDAEVERALRFNKDYMGGRYIEVFRVNSFKNEGRSAKRSEKERNFVHELRDDEEEEDVAESGRLFVRNLPYTCTEEELKEVFIKYGPLSEVLFPIDSLTKKPKGFAFVTYMIPENAVSALAQLDGHVFQGRVLHVMASRLKKEKPDQGPNAPGSSSYKRQKDAKDKAASGSSHNWNALFLGTSAVADAIAEKYNTTKSQVLDHESDGSLAVRMALGETQIVQETRQFLLDNGVSLDSFSQAAGQRSNSVILVKNMPSGVQVAELEALFSPHGSLGRVLLPPSGLTAIVEFLEPTEAKRAFMKLAYTKFQHVPLYLEWAPVAVFTTPTAPKPEVKKEDTSAENNDSAKKEEEEEEEEEEEEQILPGSTLFIKNLNFITSEEALRETFSKCGVVKSCTISKKRDKAGKMLSMGYGFVQYKTPEAAQKAMRQLQHCKLDEHQLEVKISEREVKSGLPKSKRGKQTARKQTTSKILVRNIPFQATVKELRELFCTFGELKTVRLPKKGISGAHRGFGFIDFLTKQDAKKAFTALCHSTHLYGRRLVLEWADAEETVDDLRRKTAQHFHDAPKKRRKAEVLEGILEQMEVGEEDGE from the exons atgtcgaGGTTAATAGTCAAGAATCTCCCAAACGGG ATGAAGGAAGACCGTTTCCGTAAAATGTTTGCGGATTTTGGGACGCTTACAGATTGTACGTTGAAATTCACCAAAGATGGTAAATTTCGCAAATTTGGATTCGTAGGCTTCAAGACAGAAGAGGATGCAGAGAAAGCTCTAAAACATTTCAACAAGAGCTTTGTGGACACATCTAGAGTTACT GTGGAATTCTGCACAGATTTTGGAGACCCAAACAAAGCCCGACCTTGGAGCAAACACACACGCCCTCCATCATCAAACAAAGTTACAGAAGAACAGAAATCAAGTGAACAAGGAGAAAAAGATGAAAAG aagaagaagaagccttTGAATGTTCTTGGAGAT CTTGAAAAAGACCAGAGCTTCCAGGAGTTCCTCGCTGTGCACCAGAAACGCACACAGGTGCCCACTTGGGCCAATGACTCCATGGAAGCGACTTCTGTCGGAGTTGataagaagaagaaggagaaggaggaggaggagaagaagaagaagcagaaagcAGCTGTCAGTGATGATTACCTAAACTTTGACTCTGACGAATCAGATGAATTAAACGAtgctgaggatgatgaagatgctgATGAAGAGGACAAACGAG ATACTGATAAGAAAGCATTGAAGAAAGATCTGTCTGACATGGATTATCTTCGCTCCAAAATTGTGGAGAAGTCAGACTTGGTGGATGAGAAAGAGgctgatgaggatgaggatgaagaaaaAGAAGGTGACAGTGCTAATGCTGCCGATAAgagtgaggaggaggaagaggaggaggaagaagaggaagtgtCCCCAGCCCAAAACCCAGACAGCGCTTATGAGAGTGGTGATAAGACAAGCAGCCAGAAAAGCACCAAACCAGCAGCTCAGAACACG ATTGAACCAAGCACAGAGTTCACAGTCAAGCTACGAGGTGCTCCATTCAACGTCACAGAG CAACAAGTGAAAGAATTTATGACTCCTTTGAAACCTGTTGCCATTCGATTTGGTAAAAACAGTGATGGGCGCAAATCAG GTTATGTGTATGTGGACGTGCGCTCAGACGCAGAGGTTGAGAGGGCCCTGCGCTTTAACAAAGACTACATGG GGGGGCGCTATATTGAAGTGTTCAGAGTCAACAGCTTTAAAAATGAGGGAAGGTCTGCAAAGAGAAGCGAGAAGGAAAGAAATTTTGTGCACGAGCTGAGggatgatgaggaagaggaagacgtGGCGGAATCGGGAAGACTTTTTGTCAGGAACCTGCCGTACACGTGCACCGAAGAGGAACTGAAAGAAGTCTTCATCAAATATG GTCCTCTTTCTGAGGTGCTTTTTCCCATAGACAGTCTGACTAAGAAGCCCAAGGGCTTTGCCTTTGTGACATACATGATTCCAGAGAACGCAGTCTCAGCTTTGGCTCAACTGGATGGCCATGTTTTCCAG GGGCGGGTTCTGCACGTCATGGCTTCAAGGCTGAAGAAGGAAAAGCCAGATCAAGGGCCCAACGCTCCAGGCAGCTCCTCGTATAAGAGGCAGAAAGATGCCAAAGACAAAGCCGCCAGTGGCAG CTCTCATAACTGGAACGCTCTGTTTTTGGGCACGAGTGCAGTAGCCGATGCCATTGCTGAGAAATACAACACGACCAAGAGCCAAGTGTTAGATCAC GAGTCTGATGGCAGTCTGGCAGTGAGGATGGCCCTCGGAGAGACACAGATTGTACAAGAGACCAGACAGTTTCTCCTGGACAATGGAGTGTCTCTGGACTCGTTCAGTCAG GCAGCAGGCCAGCGCAGTAACTCTGTGATCCTGGTGAAGAACATGCCCTCGGGAGTGCAGGTCGCAGAGCTGGAGGCTCTGTTCTCACCCCATGGGTCTCTAGGAAGAGTTCTGCTGCCCCCATCTGGCCTCACTGCTATAGTGGAGTTCCTGGAGCCCACCGAAGCCAAGCGGGCCTTCATGAAACTTGCATACACCAAG TTCCAGCATGTTCCGTTGTATCTGGAGTGGGCTCCTGTAGCGGTCTTTACAACTCCCACAGCACCTAAACCAG AGGTAAAAAAAGAAGATACATCTGCTGAGAACAATGACTCGGCCAaaaaagaagaggaggaggaagaggaggaggaagaggaagagcaaaTATTGCCCGGATCAACTCTCTTCATTAAAAACCTCAACTTCATCACATCCGAGGAAGCATTACGGGAG ACGTTTTCTAAATGCGGTGTGGTGAAAAGCTGCACAATATCAAAGAAGAGAGATAAAGCTG GTAAAATGTTATCAATGGGTTATGGCTTTGTGCAGTACAAAACTCCAGAGGCAGCACAGAAAGCCATGAGACAGCTGCAG CACTGTAAATTAGATGAACACCAGCTTGAGGTGAAAATATCAGAAAGAGAAGTCAA GTCAGGTTTGCCAAAATCCAAGAGGGGAAAGCAAACTGCCAGGAAGCAGACGACCTCTAAGATCCTGGTGCGAAACATCCCCTTCCAGGCCACAGTCAAAGAACTCCGAGAACTCTTCTG CACGTTTGGAGAGCTGAAGACAGTCCGTCTGCCAAAGAAAGGGATCAGTGGAGCCCACCGTGGTTTTGGCTTCATTGACTTCCTTACTAAACAAGATGCCAAG AAAGCGTTCACTGCGCTGTGTCACAGCACCCATCTTTACGGCAGGAGGCTGGTGTTGGAGTGGGCGGATGCAGAGGAGACTGTGGACGACCTGAGACGGAAAACCGCACAACATTTTCATG ATGCTCCTAAGAAGCGGAGGAAGGCAGAGGTGTTGGAGGGAATCTTGGAGCAGATGGAGGTCGGGGAGGAAGACGGGGAGTGA